CCGCCGGCCAGCAGGCTGTACTCCATGGCCGTGACCAGGGAACAGGGAATGTGACGACCCTTGAGACATTGACCCAGGAAAAAATCGACGTCCCGGGCCCGGGCGGCCAAATTCTCGCGCACATTAACGGGCATCGTCTTCCCCGTGGCCGATGAAGGGTTTCCATTCTTCGCCCTGCAGGATGGAGACCTCGTAACGGGCCTTTTCCAACTGGGTCCGGCAGGAGCGGACCAGGGCGGCTCCTTCCCTGTACAGGTCGACTCCC
The Deltaproteobacteria bacterium genome window above contains:
- the xseB gene encoding exodeoxyribonuclease VII small subunit produces the protein MSEHPPDLSALSFEQGLDRLREIVSALEDGNLPLDKGVDLYREGAALVRSCRTQLEKARYEVSILQGEEWKPFIGHGEDDAR